In Glycine max cultivar Williams 82 chromosome 7, Glycine_max_v4.0, whole genome shotgun sequence, a single window of DNA contains:
- the LOC102663531 gene encoding uncharacterized protein codes for MQPTLKCVEALEYFKQEFGVHIEVTKMWRAMKEAKQLVEGNERKQYAKSRRSTQFQRLYICLAGCKKGFVAGCRPFIGLDGCFLKSAFGGNLLSAVGLDGNNHIYVIAYAVVDIENKDNWKWFLTLLHEDLGDYIQNGWNFMSDMQKGLIPALQEVMPGAPHRFCVLHLWKNFTKQWKSKELKGIVWQCAKSTTVAKFEGHMAHLKTINCQAWEYLNKWPKQAWTKAHFSTIPKVDNICNNTCEVFNSRILQYRCKPIITMLEEIRSYIMKTMAARKVKLSGKPGPLCPVQYKRLEKEFHFANQWTPIGCGDNMGLRYEVHMWGNKVEVNLGEWTCTCGVWQLTGMPCRHAIATITHKGGKPEDMCHEWLSIEAYNKTYQHFIEPVQGPQYWAQTQYTHPVPPHKRVQRGRPKKNRRRSVDEDNVTGHKLKRKLAEFTCGRCGQTNHNIRSCKNIGVPVRPKKYVAPSTSNEDDHLLSQDEQALNEAEEAVAHVQQDPVEINLSQPHLSQDSDMELMVPATIVPPITRNKLAITRAKQRKVADKDDAEN; via the exons ATGCAGCCAACCCTTAAATGTGTTGAAGCTTTGGAATATTTCAAGCAAGAGTTTGGAGTGCACATTGAAGTTACAAAGATGTGGAGAGCCATGAAAGAAGCAAAGCAATTAGTGGAAGGGAATGAGAGGAAACAATATGCCAAA TCCAGAAGGTCCACACAATTTCAGAGGCTATATATTTGTCTTGCTGGCTGTAAGAAGGGGTTTGTTGCTGGATGTAGACCATTCATAGGTCTAGATGGATGTTTCCTAAAGAGTGCATTTGGAGGAAACTTGCTCTCTGCTGTTGGGCTTGATGGCAATAACCACATCTATGTTATTGCTTATGCTGTTGTGGACATTGAGAACAAAGACAATTGGAAATGGTTTTTAACTTTGTTGCATGAAGATCTTGGGGATTACATACAGAATGGGTGGAATTTCATGTCAGACATGCAAAAG GGACTTATTCCAGCTTTACAGGAAGTCATGCCTGGTGCACCTCATAGATTTTGTGTCTTGCATCTTTGGAAAAATTTTACAAAGCAATGGAAAAGCAAGGAACTTAAAGGAATTGTGTGGCAATGTGCAAAATCCACTACTGTTGCTAAGTTTGAAGGCCATATGGCCCATTTGAAGACAATCAACTGCCAGGCTTGGGAGTATTTGAATAAATGGCCCAAACAAGCATGGACAAAAGCCCACTTCAGTACAATACCCAAGGTGGACAATATATGCAACAACACTTGTgaggtattcaattccagaattcTGCAGTATAGATGCAAGCCTATTATCACAATGCTTGAAGAAATTAGAAGTTATATCATGAAAACCATGGCTGCCCGCAAGGTTAAACTTTCTGGAAAACCTGGACCATTATGTCCAGTGCAGTATAAAAGACTAGAAAAAGAATTCCATTTTGCTAATCAATGGACTCCCATTGGGTGTGGTGATAACATGGGCCTGAGATATGAGGTCCACATGTGGGGGAATAAGGTTGAGGTCAATTTAGGTGAATGGACATGCACTTGTGGAGTATGGCAACTAACAG GGATGCCATGCCGACATGCCATTGCAACAATAACTCACAAAGGAGGGAAGCCTGAGGACATGTGTCATGAGTGGCTGTCAATAGAAGCTTATAATAAGACATACCAGCATTTTATTGAACCAGTCCAAGGACCACAATATTGGGCCCAGACACAGTATACACACCCTGTTCCACCACATAAAAGGGTCCAAAGAGGAAGgccaaagaaaaatagaaggagATCTGTAGATGAGGACAATGTCACAGGACATAAGCTAAAAAGGAAATTGGCTGAGTTTACATGTGGAAGGTGTGGCCAAACCAATCATAACATTAGAAGCTGTAAAAATATTGGAGTTCCTGTTAGGCCAAAGAAATATGTTGCACCATCAACTTCAAATGAGGATGACCACCTATTATCTCAAGATGAACAAGCTTTGAATGAGGCTGAAGAAGCTGTTGCTCATGTTCAACAAGATCCGGTGGAGATTAATTTATCTCAGCCTCATTTGTCACAAGATAGTGACATGGAGTTGATG GTCCCTGCAACTATTGTTCCACCAATAACAAGGAATAAGCTAGCCATAACAAGAGCCAAACAAAGGAAGGTTGCTGATAAAGATGATGCAGAAAACTGA